From one Lycium barbarum isolate Lr01 chromosome 6, ASM1917538v2, whole genome shotgun sequence genomic stretch:
- the LOC132600803 gene encoding interactor of constitutive active ROPs 3-like isoform X3, whose translation MAGNSSSEVPQKKSPRGNSSEVPLKISPRGVKSREAPQKNSPRGVPQDVPQKVSPRVARRLKTGAPDSDSASSPHVNGRTPKERRAKVTEQKSPQSSESEKKRPSRVTELESQITQLKNDLKDKLSSSEACKKQAEVEVEAEESKGQCTILSSELDQLPEQPSSESTCPTDHQKSAEDLTLHSELESIQKQHSVDAASLASALNEIKELKTQLDTVALSEATKTKNAEAAQTELESLKQNLADTLSLMEDMKKQLKDSKDSEAQAQTLVTETLLQLESAKKTVESLRSDGNKVVEAYNAISSELDQSKARANSLEDLVSKLQTNTSNVGESEIVEIDESTEKIEAELFSLKSEVERLRADLEAAEIKYNEEKTQSTLEIRSAYELVEQIKLMSRQKEDELQGELQNFKTQIEELKANLMDKENELQGICEENENLIMKLENAQSGKGENELEKELQRSRLYIENLKADLMDKENELQNILEENEILKNETDKKESNRGKVKDEVTAELDAAKTAEREALMRLGYMNEEVDKSNRRVARVAEQLDAAQASNAEMEAELRKLKVQSNQWRKAAEVATAMLSNGNNGKFVERTGSMDSPYSPHKISSPYFDDMDEDLMKRKNPNMLKRIGELWKKPLK comes from the exons ATGGCAGG AAACAGTTCCTCTGAAGTGCCACAGAAGAAATCTCCACGAGGCAATTCGTCCGAAGTGCCTCTAAAGATCTCTCCCCGGGGTGTGAAATCTCGAGAAGCTCCTCAAAAGAATTCTCCTCGAGGTGTTCCTCAAGATGTGCCTCAAAAGGTTTCTCCTCGAGTTGCGCGCCGCCTGAAGACGGGTGCACCAGATTCCGACTCTGCATCTTCTCCTCATGTTAATGGTAGGACACCAAAAGAGAGAAGGGCTAAGGTCACCGAGCAGAAATCGCCTCAAAGTTCGGAATCTGAG AAGAAGCGCCCAAGCAGGGTCACTGAATTGGAGTCGCAAATCACTCAGCTCAAAAATGATCTTAAAGACAAGCTAAGTTCATCTGAAGCATGCAAAAAGCAAgctgaggtagaggtagaggccgAGGAGTCAAAGGGGCAGTGTACAATATTGTCCTCCGAACTGGACCAGCTTCCCGAGCAACCTTCTTCTGAGAGTACATGTCCAACTGACCACCAAAAGTCCGCCGAGGATCTGACATTGCATTCAGAACTTGAGTCAATCCAAAAACAGCATTCGGTGGACGCAGCTTCATTAGCTTCTGCCTTGAATGAGATCAAGGAACTAAAGACTCAGCTTGATACTGTTGCTCTATCTGAGGCTACAAAAACCAAGAATGCAGAAGCAGCACAAACTGAGCTCGAAAGCTTGAAACAAAACTTGGCGGATACTCTTTCGCTTATGGAAGACATGAAAAAACAACTAAAAGATAGCAAAGATTCAGAAGCTCAAGCTCAAACACTTGTTACCGAAACTCTGTTGCAACTGGAATCAGCAAAGAAGACCGTGGAGTCCCTCAGGTCTGATGGTAACAAAGTTGTGGAAGCATACAATGCTATATCTTCCGAGTTGGATCAGTCGAAGGCACGTGCAAATTCACTTGAAGACCTTGTTTCCAAACTCCAAACAAATACTAGTAACGTTGGTGAAAGTGAAATTGTCGAAATTGATGAAAGTACGGAAAAAATTGAGGCAGAATTGTTTTCTCTGAAATCTGAAGTTGAACGTCTGAGAGCTGATCTGGAAGCAGCTGAGATCAAATACAACGAAGAGAAAACTCAAAGCACACTTGAAATTAGAAGTGCGTATGAGTTGGTGGAGCAAATCAAGTTAATGTCTAGGCAGAAGGAAGATGAGCTGCAAGGAGAATTACAAAATTTCAAAACAcaaatagaggagttgaaggcgAATTTGATGGATAAAGAAAATGAATTGCAAGGTATTTGCGAGGAGAATGAGAATCTTATCATGAAACTAGAGAATGCACAATCTGGGAAAGGAGAAAATGAACTTGAAAAGGAGCTTCAAAGATCAAGACTTTATATCGAAAATCTGAAGGCAGATCTGATGGATAAGGAAAACGAACTGCAGAATATTTTAGAGGAAAATGAGATCCTGAAGAACGAAACTGATAAAAAGGAAAGCAATAGAGGTAAAGTGAAGGATGAAGTTACTGCTGAACTAGACGCTGCAAAGACTGCAGAAAGAGAAGCTCTCATGAGGCTCGGGTACATGAACGAGGAGGTTGATAAGAGTAACCGGCGGGTGGCTAGGGTAGCTGAGCAATTGGATGCAGCTCAAGCTTCCAATGCAGAAATGGAAGCAGAACTAAGGAAGTTGAAGGTTCAATCCAACCAATGGAGGAAAGCTGCTGAAGTAGCGACCGCTATGCTATCAAATGGTAATAACGGGAAATTCGTGGAACGAACCGGATCGATGGACAGTCCGTACAGTCCTCACAAGATTAGTTCGCCTTACTTTGATGACATGGATGAAGATTTAATGAAGAGGAAAAATCCGAATATGCTTAAGAGGATCGGCGAGCTATGGAAGAAGCCACTAAAATAG
- the LOC132600803 gene encoding interactor of constitutive active ROPs 3-like isoform X1: MIVVNIVHKLYIADDKYLFQLYASFYSINSSSEVPQKKSPRGNSSEVPLKISPRGVKSREAPQKNSPRGVPQDVPQKVSPRVARRLKTGAPDSDSASSPHVNGRTPKERRAKVTEQKSPQSSESEKKRPSRVTELESQITQLKNDLKDKLSSSEACKKQAEVEVEAEESKGQCTILSSELDQLPEQPSSESTCPTDHQKSAEDLTLHSELESIQKQHSVDAASLASALNEIKELKTQLDTVALSEATKTKNAEAAQTELESLKQNLADTLSLMEDMKKQLKDSKDSEAQAQTLVTETLLQLESAKKTVESLRSDGNKVVEAYNAISSELDQSKARANSLEDLVSKLQTNTSNVGESEIVEIDESTEKIEAELFSLKSEVERLRADLEAAEIKYNEEKTQSTLEIRSAYELVEQIKLMSRQKEDELQGELQNFKTQIEELKANLMDKENELQGICEENENLIMKLENAQSGKGENELEKELQRSRLYIENLKADLMDKENELQNILEENEILKNETDKKESNRGKVKDEVTAELDAAKTAEREALMRLGYMNEEVDKSNRRVARVAEQLDAAQASNAEMEAELRKLKVQSNQWRKAAEVATAMLSNGNNGKFVERTGSMDSPYSPHKISSPYFDDMDEDLMKRKNPNMLKRIGELWKKPLK; the protein is encoded by the exons ATGATAGTAGTAAATATTGTGCACAAATTATATATTGCAGATGACAAATATCTGTTTCAGCTTTATGCTTCTTTTTACTCAAT AAACAGTTCCTCTGAAGTGCCACAGAAGAAATCTCCACGAGGCAATTCGTCCGAAGTGCCTCTAAAGATCTCTCCCCGGGGTGTGAAATCTCGAGAAGCTCCTCAAAAGAATTCTCCTCGAGGTGTTCCTCAAGATGTGCCTCAAAAGGTTTCTCCTCGAGTTGCGCGCCGCCTGAAGACGGGTGCACCAGATTCCGACTCTGCATCTTCTCCTCATGTTAATGGTAGGACACCAAAAGAGAGAAGGGCTAAGGTCACCGAGCAGAAATCGCCTCAAAGTTCGGAATCTGAG AAGAAGCGCCCAAGCAGGGTCACTGAATTGGAGTCGCAAATCACTCAGCTCAAAAATGATCTTAAAGACAAGCTAAGTTCATCTGAAGCATGCAAAAAGCAAgctgaggtagaggtagaggccgAGGAGTCAAAGGGGCAGTGTACAATATTGTCCTCCGAACTGGACCAGCTTCCCGAGCAACCTTCTTCTGAGAGTACATGTCCAACTGACCACCAAAAGTCCGCCGAGGATCTGACATTGCATTCAGAACTTGAGTCAATCCAAAAACAGCATTCGGTGGACGCAGCTTCATTAGCTTCTGCCTTGAATGAGATCAAGGAACTAAAGACTCAGCTTGATACTGTTGCTCTATCTGAGGCTACAAAAACCAAGAATGCAGAAGCAGCACAAACTGAGCTCGAAAGCTTGAAACAAAACTTGGCGGATACTCTTTCGCTTATGGAAGACATGAAAAAACAACTAAAAGATAGCAAAGATTCAGAAGCTCAAGCTCAAACACTTGTTACCGAAACTCTGTTGCAACTGGAATCAGCAAAGAAGACCGTGGAGTCCCTCAGGTCTGATGGTAACAAAGTTGTGGAAGCATACAATGCTATATCTTCCGAGTTGGATCAGTCGAAGGCACGTGCAAATTCACTTGAAGACCTTGTTTCCAAACTCCAAACAAATACTAGTAACGTTGGTGAAAGTGAAATTGTCGAAATTGATGAAAGTACGGAAAAAATTGAGGCAGAATTGTTTTCTCTGAAATCTGAAGTTGAACGTCTGAGAGCTGATCTGGAAGCAGCTGAGATCAAATACAACGAAGAGAAAACTCAAAGCACACTTGAAATTAGAAGTGCGTATGAGTTGGTGGAGCAAATCAAGTTAATGTCTAGGCAGAAGGAAGATGAGCTGCAAGGAGAATTACAAAATTTCAAAACAcaaatagaggagttgaaggcgAATTTGATGGATAAAGAAAATGAATTGCAAGGTATTTGCGAGGAGAATGAGAATCTTATCATGAAACTAGAGAATGCACAATCTGGGAAAGGAGAAAATGAACTTGAAAAGGAGCTTCAAAGATCAAGACTTTATATCGAAAATCTGAAGGCAGATCTGATGGATAAGGAAAACGAACTGCAGAATATTTTAGAGGAAAATGAGATCCTGAAGAACGAAACTGATAAAAAGGAAAGCAATAGAGGTAAAGTGAAGGATGAAGTTACTGCTGAACTAGACGCTGCAAAGACTGCAGAAAGAGAAGCTCTCATGAGGCTCGGGTACATGAACGAGGAGGTTGATAAGAGTAACCGGCGGGTGGCTAGGGTAGCTGAGCAATTGGATGCAGCTCAAGCTTCCAATGCAGAAATGGAAGCAGAACTAAGGAAGTTGAAGGTTCAATCCAACCAATGGAGGAAAGCTGCTGAAGTAGCGACCGCTATGCTATCAAATGGTAATAACGGGAAATTCGTGGAACGAACCGGATCGATGGACAGTCCGTACAGTCCTCACAAGATTAGTTCGCCTTACTTTGATGACATGGATGAAGATTTAATGAAGAGGAAAAATCCGAATATGCTTAAGAGGATCGGCGAGCTATGGAAGAAGCCACTAAAATAG
- the LOC132600803 gene encoding interactor of constitutive active ROPs 3-like isoform X2: MQTPKARNSSSEVPQKKSPRGNSSEVPLKISPRGVKSREAPQKNSPRGVPQDVPQKVSPRVARRLKTGAPDSDSASSPHVNGRTPKERRAKVTEQKSPQSSESEKKRPSRVTELESQITQLKNDLKDKLSSSEACKKQAEVEVEAEESKGQCTILSSELDQLPEQPSSESTCPTDHQKSAEDLTLHSELESIQKQHSVDAASLASALNEIKELKTQLDTVALSEATKTKNAEAAQTELESLKQNLADTLSLMEDMKKQLKDSKDSEAQAQTLVTETLLQLESAKKTVESLRSDGNKVVEAYNAISSELDQSKARANSLEDLVSKLQTNTSNVGESEIVEIDESTEKIEAELFSLKSEVERLRADLEAAEIKYNEEKTQSTLEIRSAYELVEQIKLMSRQKEDELQGELQNFKTQIEELKANLMDKENELQGICEENENLIMKLENAQSGKGENELEKELQRSRLYIENLKADLMDKENELQNILEENEILKNETDKKESNRGKVKDEVTAELDAAKTAEREALMRLGYMNEEVDKSNRRVARVAEQLDAAQASNAEMEAELRKLKVQSNQWRKAAEVATAMLSNGNNGKFVERTGSMDSPYSPHKISSPYFDDMDEDLMKRKNPNMLKRIGELWKKPLK, translated from the exons ATGCAGACACCTAAAGCAAG AAACAGTTCCTCTGAAGTGCCACAGAAGAAATCTCCACGAGGCAATTCGTCCGAAGTGCCTCTAAAGATCTCTCCCCGGGGTGTGAAATCTCGAGAAGCTCCTCAAAAGAATTCTCCTCGAGGTGTTCCTCAAGATGTGCCTCAAAAGGTTTCTCCTCGAGTTGCGCGCCGCCTGAAGACGGGTGCACCAGATTCCGACTCTGCATCTTCTCCTCATGTTAATGGTAGGACACCAAAAGAGAGAAGGGCTAAGGTCACCGAGCAGAAATCGCCTCAAAGTTCGGAATCTGAG AAGAAGCGCCCAAGCAGGGTCACTGAATTGGAGTCGCAAATCACTCAGCTCAAAAATGATCTTAAAGACAAGCTAAGTTCATCTGAAGCATGCAAAAAGCAAgctgaggtagaggtagaggccgAGGAGTCAAAGGGGCAGTGTACAATATTGTCCTCCGAACTGGACCAGCTTCCCGAGCAACCTTCTTCTGAGAGTACATGTCCAACTGACCACCAAAAGTCCGCCGAGGATCTGACATTGCATTCAGAACTTGAGTCAATCCAAAAACAGCATTCGGTGGACGCAGCTTCATTAGCTTCTGCCTTGAATGAGATCAAGGAACTAAAGACTCAGCTTGATACTGTTGCTCTATCTGAGGCTACAAAAACCAAGAATGCAGAAGCAGCACAAACTGAGCTCGAAAGCTTGAAACAAAACTTGGCGGATACTCTTTCGCTTATGGAAGACATGAAAAAACAACTAAAAGATAGCAAAGATTCAGAAGCTCAAGCTCAAACACTTGTTACCGAAACTCTGTTGCAACTGGAATCAGCAAAGAAGACCGTGGAGTCCCTCAGGTCTGATGGTAACAAAGTTGTGGAAGCATACAATGCTATATCTTCCGAGTTGGATCAGTCGAAGGCACGTGCAAATTCACTTGAAGACCTTGTTTCCAAACTCCAAACAAATACTAGTAACGTTGGTGAAAGTGAAATTGTCGAAATTGATGAAAGTACGGAAAAAATTGAGGCAGAATTGTTTTCTCTGAAATCTGAAGTTGAACGTCTGAGAGCTGATCTGGAAGCAGCTGAGATCAAATACAACGAAGAGAAAACTCAAAGCACACTTGAAATTAGAAGTGCGTATGAGTTGGTGGAGCAAATCAAGTTAATGTCTAGGCAGAAGGAAGATGAGCTGCAAGGAGAATTACAAAATTTCAAAACAcaaatagaggagttgaaggcgAATTTGATGGATAAAGAAAATGAATTGCAAGGTATTTGCGAGGAGAATGAGAATCTTATCATGAAACTAGAGAATGCACAATCTGGGAAAGGAGAAAATGAACTTGAAAAGGAGCTTCAAAGATCAAGACTTTATATCGAAAATCTGAAGGCAGATCTGATGGATAAGGAAAACGAACTGCAGAATATTTTAGAGGAAAATGAGATCCTGAAGAACGAAACTGATAAAAAGGAAAGCAATAGAGGTAAAGTGAAGGATGAAGTTACTGCTGAACTAGACGCTGCAAAGACTGCAGAAAGAGAAGCTCTCATGAGGCTCGGGTACATGAACGAGGAGGTTGATAAGAGTAACCGGCGGGTGGCTAGGGTAGCTGAGCAATTGGATGCAGCTCAAGCTTCCAATGCAGAAATGGAAGCAGAACTAAGGAAGTTGAAGGTTCAATCCAACCAATGGAGGAAAGCTGCTGAAGTAGCGACCGCTATGCTATCAAATGGTAATAACGGGAAATTCGTGGAACGAACCGGATCGATGGACAGTCCGTACAGTCCTCACAAGATTAGTTCGCCTTACTTTGATGACATGGATGAAGATTTAATGAAGAGGAAAAATCCGAATATGCTTAAGAGGATCGGCGAGCTATGGAAGAAGCCACTAAAATAG